A section of the Acidobacterium capsulatum ATCC 51196 genome encodes:
- a CDS encoding CRTAC1 family protein has protein sequence MGSNALRNLPRYLKKSAAGLAVALAVLVSGSSGAQAMQSYQKQTPAAAQGGSATGGVFAPVLDAEKRPITAGGFVKSGPVIFKDVSKQAGLTVWHHVMGTPQKKFIIETIGSGVCLLDYNHDGWIDIYLVNGSTYDALTGKTTPPHAALFRNNHDGTFTNVANIAGVTNDRWGFGCAVGDYNNDGWPDLYVSNYGKNRLYRNNRNGTFTDVAEKAGVALGNWSTGASFGDYDGDGRLDLFVPGYIHWDNRNFLSKTGLSDNTFCRFRGVRVMCGPRGLPGEPDHLFHNNGDGTFTDVSVKAGVSDPTHNYGFSSTFADVNNDGKVDLLVSDDSTPNYLYINKGNGTFEDDSFLSGFALNQDARETASMGLAVGDYRNNGRLDIYTTTFSDDYNTLFRNEGQDNYDEITGQAGILQVTYPFLDWGTEFIDFDNDGWKDLMTVGGHVYPQADKNDWGTTWAQRPLLFRNTDHGKKFVVMPAVIGTGLADVIPARGAAFGDLFNDGKIDVVINCIDHTPVLLRNVDPDHNHWIEFQLIGGPRSPRDAIGAKVYVTANGMRQRDDVMSGGSFESNNSLRLHFGLGQATEIADVEIDWPDGTVEHIKPPSVDRIFMVEEGKGIIPSVYDKIAEEMAARRNSRSPLHKVAP, from the coding sequence ATGGGAAGCAATGCTTTGCGGAATCTGCCGCGATATCTGAAGAAGTCTGCTGCCGGCCTCGCCGTGGCACTGGCCGTGTTGGTCAGCGGGTCCAGCGGCGCACAGGCGATGCAGTCGTACCAGAAGCAGACGCCCGCGGCGGCGCAGGGTGGCTCGGCTACCGGCGGAGTGTTTGCGCCTGTTCTTGATGCGGAGAAGCGGCCCATCACGGCGGGAGGATTTGTGAAGAGCGGCCCTGTCATCTTCAAGGACGTGTCTAAACAGGCCGGGTTGACGGTGTGGCATCACGTGATGGGAACGCCGCAGAAGAAGTTCATTATTGAGACGATTGGCTCGGGAGTATGCCTGCTCGATTACAACCACGATGGCTGGATTGATATTTATCTGGTGAATGGGTCCACTTATGACGCGCTTACAGGGAAAACCACTCCTCCACATGCGGCGCTCTTCAGGAATAACCACGACGGGACCTTCACGAATGTGGCGAACATCGCGGGGGTGACCAATGACCGCTGGGGATTTGGATGCGCGGTGGGCGATTACAACAACGATGGCTGGCCGGACCTCTATGTCTCCAATTATGGAAAGAACCGCCTGTATCGGAATAACAGGAACGGGACGTTTACTGACGTAGCAGAAAAGGCCGGGGTGGCGCTCGGCAACTGGTCCACGGGGGCGAGCTTTGGCGACTACGACGGCGATGGGCGGCTCGATCTCTTTGTGCCGGGTTACATTCATTGGGACAATCGCAACTTTCTTTCAAAGACAGGGCTTTCGGACAATACGTTCTGCCGCTTCCGCGGGGTTCGGGTGATGTGCGGGCCGCGCGGACTGCCCGGTGAACCGGACCACTTGTTTCATAACAACGGAGATGGAACGTTTACCGATGTGAGCGTGAAGGCTGGTGTTAGCGATCCTACGCATAACTATGGATTCTCATCGACGTTTGCTGATGTCAACAATGATGGCAAGGTCGATCTACTGGTCTCCGATGATTCCACTCCGAATTATCTGTACATCAACAAAGGCAATGGGACGTTTGAGGATGACAGCTTTCTCTCGGGCTTTGCCCTGAATCAGGACGCTCGCGAGACGGCTTCGATGGGGCTTGCCGTGGGCGACTACCGGAACAACGGACGCCTGGATATTTATACGACCACGTTCTCAGATGACTACAACACGTTATTTCGTAACGAGGGGCAGGATAACTACGACGAGATTACGGGGCAGGCAGGAATTCTGCAGGTGACCTATCCTTTTCTGGACTGGGGCACGGAGTTCATCGACTTTGACAACGACGGGTGGAAGGACCTGATGACGGTCGGAGGCCATGTGTATCCTCAAGCGGACAAGAATGACTGGGGGACAACGTGGGCGCAGAGGCCGCTGCTGTTTCGCAATACGGATCATGGCAAGAAGTTTGTTGTGATGCCGGCGGTGATCGGCACGGGCCTTGCGGATGTGATTCCGGCACGCGGCGCGGCGTTTGGGGATCTCTTCAACGATGGCAAGATTGATGTCGTCATTAACTGCATTGACCACACGCCGGTGCTGCTGCGCAATGTGGATCCTGACCATAATCACTGGATTGAGTTTCAGCTTATTGGAGGACCCAGGAGTCCCCGCGACGCAATTGGCGCGAAGGTCTATGTAACCGCCAACGGGATGCGGCAGCGGGACGATGTGATGAGCGGAGGGAGTTTTGAGTCGAATAACTCACTCCGGCTTCACTTTGGCCTGGGACAGGCCACAGAGATTGCAGATGTTGAGATTGACTGGCCGGACGGGACTGTTGAGCACATCAAGCCGCCCAGTGTGGATCGCATCTTCATGGTGGAAGAGGGCAAAGGAATTATTCCGAGCGTCTATGACAAGATCGCGGAAGAAATGGCCGCCCGCAGAAATTCCCGCTCTCCTCTTCATAAGGTCGCTCCGTAA
- a CDS encoding cation-translocating P-type ATPase, with translation MQPGVHTQSHKPPHQASPDEVRCDYATDMQRGLRADEADRRLLQYGPNALPHPEPPAIWFRLLRQLADVQVYLLLAAAAISLLVWSIGRESALPLEAIAILAIVVLNVLFGFLQEERAGRASMALQQMTPHEASVLRDGKLMRIDVRRIVPGDLLLIQEGDKIAADGRLIDVTALQTQEAALTGESQPIRKSIVTLPRATGIADRSNMIFAGTVAASGHARAIVTATGAATELGRIGAMLSATPDQLTPLQQELNALGKKLGAAVLIIAAVVVITLLSLQHTLSSTIILRALLFGIALAVAAIPEGLAAVITVVLALGVRRMARRGAIVRHLKAVETLGEATVIACDKTGTMTSNTMRVTCAATASGLSALVSSHAGPSVSSTHSFKGPSTPSAQCELTLALAAAALTNNARLRETSTGPIAEGDPTEAALLLAACEAGQYVKDLIAACPRIMEFPFTSERKRMSTLHHCLNHAREVFGAPSVLLIKGAADLLLDRATQEAVDGHWRPLTPERKQTWRTMQNNMAADALRTLGVAIRPLPALPSEGSDNAEQWERDLIFAGILGISDPPRPGVREAVAIARAAGVRTIMLTGDHAATALAVARALDISKDERVITGSQLSSMSDEELGQVAVHTSVFARVDPEHKLRLVKALRQNGDIVAMTGDGVNDAPALKAADIGIAMGITGTGVAKEAADMILADDNFATIVAAITEGKSIFKNIRRFLRYILACNAGEVLTLFAAVSFSSFANRGQDELVLPLLALQILWINLITDGAPALALGLEIPHLQGINICPPPVRARIPSKTRIIDRAMLADIGIVALIIAAGTLGLFYAVAGNLELRRTMAFTTLILFQLFNAFEARSSTQSILAGLFRNRWLWAATGAMLILQVLLLQWPAAGRIFGVVPLSLSHWIECAVTASTVVWGMEAVKWLRRIRFARKDPVQLGETASH, from the coding sequence ATGCAGCCCGGGGTTCACACTCAAAGCCATAAGCCGCCGCACCAGGCCAGTCCGGATGAAGTCCGCTGCGATTACGCCACAGATATGCAGCGCGGCCTCCGCGCTGACGAGGCAGATCGCCGTCTCCTGCAATATGGTCCCAATGCGTTGCCGCACCCCGAGCCGCCTGCTATCTGGTTCCGTCTCCTCCGCCAATTGGCAGACGTACAGGTCTACCTCCTTCTGGCAGCCGCGGCCATTTCCTTGCTGGTCTGGAGCATCGGCCGGGAGTCAGCGCTCCCGCTCGAAGCAATCGCAATCCTCGCCATCGTTGTCCTCAATGTGCTCTTTGGCTTCCTGCAGGAAGAGCGCGCCGGCCGTGCCAGCATGGCTCTGCAACAAATGACTCCTCATGAGGCCTCCGTTCTCCGCGACGGCAAGCTCATGCGCATCGATGTGCGGCGGATTGTACCCGGAGATCTCCTGCTCATTCAGGAGGGCGACAAGATTGCCGCCGACGGAAGACTCATCGATGTGACAGCCCTCCAGACGCAGGAGGCCGCGCTCACCGGCGAGAGCCAGCCCATCCGGAAGAGTATCGTCACCCTGCCGCGAGCAACCGGCATAGCAGATCGCAGCAACATGATCTTTGCAGGAACCGTCGCCGCCTCTGGTCATGCTCGCGCCATCGTCACCGCAACCGGAGCGGCCACCGAGTTGGGACGCATCGGCGCCATGCTAAGCGCCACTCCTGACCAACTCACCCCTCTGCAGCAAGAGTTGAACGCGCTCGGCAAAAAACTTGGCGCAGCCGTCCTGATCATTGCCGCCGTGGTCGTCATAACCCTGCTGTCGCTGCAACACACTCTCAGCAGCACCATCATCCTGCGTGCCTTGCTCTTCGGCATCGCGCTCGCCGTGGCAGCTATTCCTGAGGGACTGGCAGCCGTCATTACGGTTGTCCTCGCGCTGGGAGTACGCCGCATGGCCAGGCGCGGAGCCATCGTACGCCATCTGAAAGCCGTCGAGACCCTGGGAGAGGCCACCGTGATCGCTTGCGACAAGACAGGCACCATGACCTCGAACACTATGCGCGTCACCTGCGCAGCCACGGCCTCCGGTCTCTCCGCACTTGTCTCCTCCCATGCGGGACCCTCCGTGTCATCAACGCATTCGTTCAAAGGTCCCTCCACGCCCTCGGCACAGTGCGAACTGACGCTGGCGCTGGCCGCGGCTGCGCTCACCAACAATGCCAGACTGCGCGAAACCAGCACAGGCCCTATCGCCGAGGGCGATCCCACAGAAGCCGCGCTTCTGCTCGCCGCATGCGAAGCCGGGCAGTACGTGAAAGATCTGATCGCAGCCTGTCCGCGCATTATGGAGTTCCCCTTCACCTCAGAACGCAAGCGCATGAGCACCCTCCATCATTGCCTCAATCATGCGCGGGAAGTCTTCGGCGCGCCTTCCGTGCTTCTGATCAAGGGTGCCGCCGATCTGCTGCTTGACCGGGCTACGCAAGAGGCCGTCGATGGGCATTGGCGTCCCCTGACCCCGGAGAGAAAGCAGACGTGGAGAACCATGCAGAACAACATGGCAGCGGATGCGCTGCGCACGCTCGGAGTCGCCATAAGGCCACTCCCCGCATTGCCCTCTGAAGGCTCAGACAATGCTGAGCAGTGGGAACGCGACCTGATCTTCGCTGGCATCCTCGGCATCAGCGACCCGCCCCGGCCCGGGGTGCGCGAGGCCGTCGCCATCGCCCGCGCCGCGGGCGTCAGAACCATCATGCTCACAGGCGACCACGCCGCCACCGCTCTCGCAGTTGCCCGCGCATTGGATATATCCAAGGATGAGCGAGTCATTACAGGCAGTCAGTTAAGCAGCATGAGCGATGAGGAATTGGGGCAGGTAGCCGTCCACACATCGGTCTTTGCTCGCGTCGATCCTGAGCACAAGCTGCGGCTCGTAAAGGCTCTGCGGCAAAACGGAGATATCGTCGCCATGACCGGCGACGGAGTAAACGACGCTCCCGCGCTCAAGGCTGCGGACATCGGCATTGCAATGGGAATCACCGGAACCGGAGTAGCCAAAGAGGCCGCGGATATGATTCTTGCCGACGACAACTTTGCAACTATTGTCGCCGCCATCACTGAAGGCAAAAGTATCTTCAAAAACATTCGCCGGTTTCTGCGCTACATTCTGGCGTGTAACGCCGGCGAGGTCCTCACCCTCTTTGCCGCGGTCTCGTTCTCATCCTTTGCAAATCGCGGCCAGGACGAGCTTGTTCTCCCATTGCTGGCCCTGCAGATCTTGTGGATTAACCTGATCACTGATGGAGCCCCGGCTCTCGCACTCGGCTTGGAAATTCCCCACTTACAGGGAATCAATATCTGCCCACCTCCTGTCCGAGCCAGAATTCCCTCTAAAACCAGAATCATCGATCGCGCCATGCTGGCCGACATTGGCATCGTCGCCCTCATCATTGCCGCAGGTACTCTTGGTCTCTTCTACGCAGTTGCAGGAAACCTGGAATTGCGCAGAACCATGGCGTTCACAACACTGATTCTCTTCCAGTTGTTCAACGCATTTGAAGCGCGCTCCAGCACGCAGAGCATACTTGCCGGGCTCTTTCGCAACCGCTGGCTCTGGGCCGCAACTGGCGCCATGCTGATACTGCAGGTCCTTCTGCTCCAGTGGCCCGCGGCAGGCCGCATCTTCGGAGTGGTCCCTCTTTCGCTCAGTCACTGGATAGAGTGCGCAGTGACGGCCAGCACGGTGGTCTGGGGCATGGAAGCAGTGAAATGGCTGCGGCGGATTCGATTCGCAAGGAAGGATCCAGTGCAACTCGGCGAAACAGCATCGCACTAG
- a CDS encoding AI-2E family transporter, with protein sequence MVTPWKNIALFLLTLTVLVLCVLVLRVFLAAIVGALVLAVATQPLLRWLRKRLANATAAASIALFIVAIGIILPGALLARILGQYAVAIGAALSNGAVEAAIRQALNHHPQLAALLQHGSRFLTWNNAAERAGTFLSAHAINLLSNSIAALTQIVVMLFLLFFLYRDSRAAVRALYSVLPMQQKEALMLVTSMEGTIRATFLGHLAVAAIQGIVAGIVFAILRVTGAAPLGMLTAVAAMVPSFGAYVVWLPVAVYLGLAGRLIPAILLIVIGALIISTLDNLLYPLLVGAQLRQHPAIILLALLGGIWMFGIAGLVLGPVLFSVAMALLRIWHERSQAGVEAIPVQPQQ encoded by the coding sequence ATGGTGACGCCATGGAAGAACATCGCCCTGTTTCTTCTCACGCTAACCGTCCTTGTCCTCTGTGTTCTCGTATTGCGCGTGTTTCTCGCAGCTATCGTGGGGGCCCTTGTCTTAGCGGTTGCCACTCAACCGCTCCTCCGATGGCTGCGCAAAAGGCTGGCCAACGCCACCGCGGCCGCAAGCATAGCGCTATTCATCGTGGCAATCGGAATCATCCTGCCCGGAGCTTTACTGGCACGCATTCTTGGCCAGTATGCCGTGGCAATTGGAGCCGCTTTGAGCAATGGCGCCGTCGAAGCCGCGATTCGACAGGCCCTCAACCATCATCCGCAACTAGCCGCCCTGCTGCAGCATGGTTCCCGCTTTCTGACCTGGAACAATGCCGCAGAGCGGGCCGGAACTTTTCTATCTGCTCACGCCATCAATCTCCTGAGCAATTCCATCGCGGCCCTCACTCAGATCGTCGTCATGCTGTTCCTGTTGTTCTTTCTTTATCGCGACAGCAGGGCTGCGGTTCGCGCTCTCTACTCCGTACTCCCCATGCAGCAAAAGGAAGCGCTCATGCTTGTCACAAGCATGGAAGGCACGATACGCGCGACATTTCTAGGCCATCTCGCCGTCGCAGCCATCCAGGGGATAGTAGCTGGAATCGTCTTCGCGATCCTACGCGTGACAGGCGCGGCTCCGCTTGGAATGCTCACGGCCGTCGCTGCCATGGTTCCTTCTTTTGGCGCTTATGTGGTGTGGCTTCCCGTTGCCGTCTACCTTGGGCTGGCCGGCCGGCTGATCCCGGCAATTCTGCTGATTGTCATTGGCGCCTTGATAATCAGCACCCTCGACAATCTTCTTTACCCACTGCTGGTGGGCGCGCAACTGCGTCAGCATCCGGCCATCATTCTTCTTGCTCTGCTCGGAGGGATATGGATGTTCGGCATCGCTGGACTCGTGCTCGGGCCCGTATTATTCTCCGTCGCCATGGCATTGCTGCGCATCTGGCACGAGCGCAGTCAGGCGGGCGTAGAAGCTATTCCCGTGCAACCACAGCAGTGA
- a CDS encoding rubrerythrin family protein, which translates to MNLKKLSAVIALTAASFALGQMAASSHEHLHAATLKNLSTAMHGEAYAHAKYLLYAEAARKSGHAELADVFTRAAKTERTEHFAEEAALAGLAGSNAENLRDAIAGESYEAKTMYPSFAEEAAKAGDAKAAKLFREIAADEAHHRDAFQAELKKIDSHR; encoded by the coding sequence ATGAATCTGAAAAAGCTTAGTGCTGTTATCGCTCTTACCGCTGCCTCTTTTGCGTTGGGGCAGATGGCGGCCAGCAGCCACGAACATCTGCATGCCGCCACGCTGAAGAATCTTTCCACTGCGATGCACGGCGAGGCCTATGCGCACGCCAAGTATCTGCTGTATGCCGAGGCCGCACGCAAGAGCGGCCATGCCGAGCTTGCGGATGTATTTACGCGTGCCGCCAAAACCGAGAGGACCGAGCATTTTGCCGAAGAAGCGGCTCTGGCCGGCTTGGCGGGATCAAATGCAGAGAATCTGCGGGATGCGATCGCGGGAGAGAGCTATGAGGCGAAGACGATGTATCCGTCATTTGCAGAGGAGGCAGCGAAGGCTGGAGATGCAAAGGCGGCTAAGTTGTTTCGTGAGATCGCGGCCGACGAAGCGCATCATCGCGATGCATTTCAGGCTGAGTTGAAGAAGATCGATTCTCACCGTTAG
- a CDS encoding queuosine precursor transporter: MRRFRYLDELTIGFVVVLLISNLVGPKICRVGPLNVSGAELLFPVTYIFGDIFTEVYGYAAARRAIWSGFLGMALLSLMGWVAVALPPAPGWHQQHAFAIVFGFVPRFAAASLIAYWAGEFTNSYTLAKLKLLTRGRWLWTRTIGSTITGQAVDTAMVVLVAFGFTTPWPTVARLIVSSYVVKVVYEVLATPLTYLVVSWLKRVEQVDALDTGTDFSPFALRRREAGAPLMEEESA; this comes from the coding sequence ATGCGCCGCTTTCGCTACCTTGACGAGCTCACCATCGGCTTTGTCGTCGTGCTGCTCATCTCTAATCTGGTCGGCCCAAAAATCTGCCGCGTCGGCCCGTTAAATGTCAGCGGCGCAGAGCTGCTCTTCCCCGTCACCTATATATTTGGTGACATCTTCACCGAGGTCTACGGCTACGCGGCGGCGCGCCGCGCCATCTGGAGCGGCTTTCTCGGCATGGCGTTGCTGTCGCTCATGGGTTGGGTCGCGGTGGCGCTGCCTCCGGCGCCGGGCTGGCACCAGCAGCATGCGTTTGCCATCGTCTTCGGCTTTGTCCCCCGCTTCGCCGCAGCCAGCCTCATCGCTTACTGGGCGGGCGAGTTCACCAACTCTTACACGCTGGCCAAACTCAAGCTGCTCACCCGCGGCCGCTGGCTCTGGACGCGCACCATAGGCTCCACCATCACCGGCCAGGCCGTCGATACGGCCATGGTGGTGCTGGTGGCCTTTGGATTCACCACCCCCTGGCCCACCGTGGCCCGCCTGATCGTGTCTTCTTATGTCGTGAAGGTGGTCTACGAGGTGCTGGCCACGCCGCTCACCTATCTGGTGGTGAGCTGGCTCAAGCGCGTGGAGCAGGTTGATGCCCTCGACACCGGTACAGACTTCAGCCCCTTTGCCCTGCGCCGCCGTGAAGCCGGAGCGCCCCTTATGGAAGAAGAGAGCGCCTGA